One window of the Labilibaculum sp. genome contains the following:
- a CDS encoding CHAT domain-containing protein, translating into MFIDDMATEANFKANSGDYDVLHLAMHTIIDDENPMYSKLVFTQNSDSLQDGLLNTHEIYNMNFNARMVVLSACNTGDGKLLKGEGVMSLARGFFYAGCPSVIMTLWTVEDKTGSNLMSNFYTFLSQGLKKDNALRQAKLEYLKTADALKSHPYFWSGYVTLGDVDPLYDNGIFNKLIYFTFGSVGLILFLFFRKKFKGKAVA; encoded by the coding sequence TTGTTTATTGATGATATGGCCACGGAAGCTAATTTTAAAGCGAATTCGGGTGATTATGATGTGCTCCATTTGGCAATGCACACTATTATTGATGATGAAAATCCGATGTATTCAAAACTCGTTTTCACACAAAATTCTGACTCTTTACAAGATGGCCTTCTAAACACGCATGAAATTTACAACATGAATTTTAATGCAAGAATGGTTGTTTTAAGTGCTTGTAACACTGGTGATGGTAAGTTATTGAAGGGAGAAGGAGTAATGAGTTTAGCACGTGGTTTCTTCTATGCAGGCTGTCCAAGTGTAATCATGACTTTGTGGACCGTAGAGGATAAAACAGGATCAAATCTAATGAGTAATTTCTATACCTTTTTATCTCAGGGATTGAAGAAGGATAATGCTCTTCGTCAAGCCAAATTGGAATATTTAAAAACCGCAGATGCATTAAAATCACATCCTTATTTTTGGTCGGGATATGTTACATTAGGAGATGTGGATCCGTTATATGATAATGGGATATTTAATAAATTAATATACTTTACTTTCGGTTCTGTTGGATTAATTTTATTCTTATTTTTCCGAAAAAAATTTAAAGGTAAAGCTGTTGCATAG